Proteins from a single region of Syngnathus typhle isolate RoL2023-S1 ecotype Sweden linkage group LG10, RoL_Styp_1.0, whole genome shotgun sequence:
- the cndp1 gene encoding cytosolic non-specific dipeptidase — MKHPKMNHPGILLSLLLFSGVRGFQYTELANYVDSHQEEYVEALREWVAVESDSTNILKRPELHYMMKLTAKKLREMGGSVNLIDVGNQELPDGRIVMLPKVVTAQFGNDSDKHTVCIYGHTDVQPAKLVDGWATDPFNLTELNGNLYGRGASDNKAPVLAWIHAVDAYQSLNMELPVNVKFLFEGMEETGSNGLDAMIQSHRDTFFSDVDYIVISDCGWLSRKPALTYGTRGNCYFFAEVEGPKQDLHSGVYGGTVIEPMTDLIGLLDSLISPSGKILVPGITEAVAPLSVEELKTYQDIQFDLDNYKSKIGVSELMYNNKVDLLTHKWRYPTVSIHGIEGAFSDPGIKTVIPAKVTAKFSIRQVPNMEPETVKKQVAEYLHSMFAKRSSPNKLKVTMVVGAKPWIADPRDLLYEAGKAAVNRVFNTDPDLIREGGTIPIAKTFQDVTGKSIIMLPIGGFDDGLHSQNEKISRYNYIEGTKLFIAYLYEVSQIKKISI, encoded by the exons ATGAAACATCCAAAG ATGAATCATCCAGGGATACTCTTGAGCTTGCTGCTCTTCTCTGGTGTTCGTGGTTTCCAGTACACCGAACTGGCAAACTATGTGGATAGTCATCAAGAAGAGTATGTCGAG GCTCTACGGGAATGGGTGGCTGTTGAAAGTGACTCCACCAACATCCTTAAAAGACCAGAATTACACTACATGAtgaaattgactgcaaagaagcTTCGAGAAATGGGAGGAAGCGTCAACTTAATAGACGTTGGTAATCAAGAG CTGCCTGACGGACGGATTGTTATGTTGCCAAAGGTTGTGACTGCTCAGTTTGGGAATGATTCAGACAAGCACACCGTGTGTATCTACGGTCATACAGATGTCCAACCAGCAAAGCTTGTGGATGGCTGGGCAACTGATCCATTCAACTTAACTGAACTCAATG GTAACCTTTATGGCAGAGGGGCATCTGACAACAAAGCTCCAGTTTTAGCTTGGATTCATGCTGTGGACGCTTACCAGTCCCTTAATATG GAGTTACCAGTAAATGTGAAATTCCTTTTTGAGGGCATGGAGGAAACGGGCTCCAATGGTCTGGATGCAATGATTCAGTCACACAGAGACACATTTTTCTCTGATGTGGATTACATTGTCATTTCTGACTGTGGCTGGCTCAGCAGAAAACCGGCTCTAACCTACGGCACTCGAGGCAACTGCTATTTCTTTGCTGAG GTTGAAGGCCCTAAGCAGGACTTACATTCTGGTGTTTACGGAGGCACTGTGATAGAACCAATGACTGATCTTATTGGGCTTCTTG ACTCTCTAATAAGCCCAAGTGGTAAGATCTTGGTTCCTGGAATCACGGAAGCTGTCGCTCCCCTCTCTGTTGAAGAATTGAAAACGTACCAAGACATCCAGTTTGACCTTGACAACTACAAGAGCAAGATTGGCGTTAGTGAGCTCATGTACAATAACAAG GTGGACTTGTTGACTCATAAGTGGCGCTATCCTACTGTCTCCATCCATGGCATTGAGGGAGCATTCTCTGACCCTGGCATTAAAACCGTCATCCCTGCTAAGGTTACTGCTAAATTCTCCATTAGACAAGTTCCTAATATGGAACCTGAGACAGTCAAAAAACAG GTCGCAGAGTACCTGCATTCAATGTTTGCCAAGAGGAGCAGTCCAAACAAACTAAAAGTCACAATGGTGGTTGGAGCAAAGCCTTGGATAGCTGATCCTCGAGATCTTCTCTATGAGGCCGGGAAAGCAGCTGTCAACAGAG TTTTTAATACAGATCCTGATTTGATCCGTGAGGGTGGTACCATCCCTATCGCAAAAACCTTCCAAGATGTGACTGGAAAAAGTATCATCATGTTGCCCATCGGTGGCTTTGACGATGGGCTGCACTCGCAGAATGAGAAAATAAGCAG GTACAATTACATTGAAGGGACCAAGCTATTTATTGCATACCTGTATGAAGTGTCCCAGATTAAGAAGATCAGTATATAA
- the taf2 gene encoding transcription initiation factor TFIID subunit 2 isoform X2, which translates to MNKKRDKGFESPRPFKLTHQVVCINNINFQRKSVIGYVELTIIPTVANLNRIKLNSKQCRIYRVRINDLEASVIYNDPTLEVCHSESKQRNLNYFSSAYTAAVSAVDPDAGHGELVIKVPSELWKQGDDSHLLKVYIEFSLDQPKGGLHFVIHDVEGSMAERGAHVFSFGHHNSTRFWFPCVDSYSELCTWKLEFTIDSSMVAVSCGDLVETVYTHDMRKKTFHYVLAIPTAAPNISLAVGPFEILVDPYMHEVTHFCLPQLLPLLKHSMSYLHEIFEFYEEILTCRYPYSCFKTVFVDESYVQVSSYASMSIFSTNLLHSAMIIDQTPLTRRCLAQALAQQFFGCFISRMSWADEWVLKGISGYIFGLYLKKTFGVNEYRHWIKEELDKIVEYELKMGGVLLHPTFSGGKEKDNPTPHLHFSLKHPHTLSWEYYRMFQCKAHLVMRLIENRISMEFMLQVFNKLLSLASTASSQRYQSHMWNQMLLSTHAFLKSISNVSGKDISPLIKQWVDQSAVVKFYGSFAFNRKRNVLELEIRQDYTSSGTQKYVGPIKVTVQELDGSFNHTLQIEENSLKHDIPCHSKSRRNKKKKIPLMNGEEVDMDLSAMDADSPLLWIRIDPDMSILRKVELEQADFMWQYQLRYERDVVAQEEAISALETFPTPASRLALTDILEQDQCFYKVRIQACFCLAKIANAMVSTWQGPPAMKSLFTRMFCCKSCPNIVKTNNFINFQSYFLQKTMPVAMALLRDVQNLCPKDVLNFILDLIKYNDNRKNKFSDNYYRADLLEALTNSLTPAISINNETRTVDNLNADVRLILEEITRFLNMEKLLPSYRSTITISCLKAIRQLQRNGHIPSEASLFRSYAEYGHFVDVRVAALEALVDYTRVEKSAVELQWLLNLVQSDPAPYVRHKILAMLSKNPPFTKTTESAICNEALVDQLWKLMNSGTSHDWRLRCDAVNLYYTLFGLTRPSCLPLPELGLVLNLKEKKAVLNPTIKPEPSVGVVIDTPASIGIHGVGLNYPPEDEEPDPISLGVCGVGQPPQGIKRKAETHLGSPPEPGQALQHQDDDGRRYKIRFNMEEEDIDMETVHDSQAFIHHHLNLLERPSTPGKEPAFVEQSMLSMPATPIPSFSKDSTAPLPSKHRGEHGHHHHEHKKKKKKKHKHKHKHKHDNKDREKGNWNPYSNSPVSGKSLQSPSLSE; encoded by the exons ATGAACAAGAAAAGGGATAAAGGATTTGAGAGTCCACGACCCTTTAAAtt GACCCACCAGGTTGTGTGCATCAACAATATCAACTTCCAAAGAAAATCTGTGATT GGCTATGTTGAGTTGACCATAATCCCTACAGTGGCTAACCTTAACAGAATCAAGTTAAACAGTAAACAGTGCCGTATCTACAGGGTTCGAATAAATGATCTTGAAGCTTCAGTCATTTACAATGACCCTACTTTGGAAGTGTGCCACAGTGAGTCCAAACA aaGGAACCTGAATTATTTCTCTAGTGCCTACACTGCCGCAGTGAGTGCTGTGGACCCAGATGCAGGACATGGGGAGTTGGTCATCAAGGTTCCTTCTGAACTTTGGAAACAAGGAGATG atTCACATCTTTTAAAGGTATACATTGAATTTTCCCTGGACCAGCCAAAAGGTGGTCTCCACTTTGTTATCCATGATGTGGAAGGCAGTATGGCAGAGAGAGGTGCTCACGTGTTTTCCTTCGGACACCACAACTCCACTCG GTTCTGGTTCCCTTGTGTGGACTCTTACTCAGAGCTGTGCACATGGAAGCTGGAGTTCACCATAGATTCCTCCATGGTTGCAGTGTCATGCGGTGACCTAGTAGAGACAGTCTACACACATGACATGAGAAAGAAAACTTTCCACTATGTCCTAGCTATCCCAACTGCAGCCCCCAACATTTCCCTGGCTGTCGGGCCTTTTGAAATCCTTGTGGACCCCTACATGCATGAG GTGACCCACTTTTGCCTGCCCCAACTGCTGCCACTTCTCAAGCATTCCATGTCTTACCTGCATGAGATTTTTGAGTTCTATGAAGAAATTCTGACATGCCGCTACCCTTACTCCTGCTTTAAGACTGTTTTTGTGGATGAGTCCTATGTGCAAGTGTCTTCCTATGCTTCCATGAGCATCTTCAG CACTAACCTACTGCACAGTGCGATGATCATCGACCAGACCCCTTTGACACGTCGTTGCCTTGCCCAGGCCTTGGCTCAACAGTTTTTTGGGTGTTTCATCTCCAGGATGTCTTG GGCTGACGAGTGGGTATTGAAGGGAATCTCGGGATATATCTTTGGCCTGTATCTGAAGAAGACTTTTGGAGTGAACGAGTATCGGCATTGGATCAAAGAG GAGCTGGACAAAATTGTGGAATATGAACTCAAGATGGGAGGTGTTCTTTTGCACCCAACGTTCAGTGGAGGCAAAGAAAAGGACAA CCCAACTCCCCACCTTCACTTCTCCCTAAAGCACCCACACACATTGTCATGGGAGTACTACAGAATGTTCCAATGTAAGGCTCACTTAGTGATGAGACTGATTGAAAACAGGATCAGCATGGAGTTCATGTTGCAG GTTTTCAACAAGCTTTTGAGTCTGGCTAGCACAGCCTCATCACAGAGATACCAGAGTCACATGTGGAATCAGATGCTTCTCTCTACTCATGCCTTCTTGAAATCCATCTCTAATGTCTCTGGCAAAGACATATCCCCTCTTATCAAACAATGGGT agatCAGAGtgctgtggtaaaattctatggCAGCTTTGCCTTCAACAGAAAGAGGAATGTTTTGGAGCTAGAGATCCGCCAAGACTACACATCTTCAGGAACTCAGAAATATGTT GGTCCCATCAAGGTGACGGTGCAGGAACTAGATGGGTCGTTCAACCATACCCTGCAAATAGAGGAGAACAGCCTCAAACATGATATTCCATGTCACTCCAAGAGCCGAAG aaataagaaaaagaaaattccaCTGATGAATGGAGAGGAAGTGGACATGGACTTATCAGCCATGGA TGCCGACTCTCCTCTGCTGTGGATACGGATTGACCCTGATATGTCAATTCTGAGGAAGGTCGAATTGGAGCAAGCTGACTTCATGTGGCAATACCAGCTGCGTTATGAAAGAGATGTAGTTGCACAG GAGGAGGCCATATCAGCTCTTGAAACCTTCCCAACTCCTGCCTCCAGACTGGCTCTGACTGACATCCTTGAACAAGACCAGTGTTTCTACAAAGTCCGCATACAAGCCTGCTTTTGTTTGGCAAag ATAGCCAATGCTATGGTGAGCACGTGGCAGGGCCCACCAGCTATGAAGTCTCTTTTCACCAGAATGTTCTGCTGTAAGAGTTGCCCCAACATTGTGAAGACCAACAACTTCATCAACTTCCAGAGCTACTTCCTGCAAAAG ACTATGCCTGTTGCCATGGCGTTACTCAGAGATGTCCAGAACCTCTGTCCCAAAGATGTCCTCAACTTCATACTTGATCTTATCAAGTACAACGACAACAGGAAGAACAAA TTCTCGGATAATTACTACCGTGCAGATCTGCTCGAAGCACTGACCAACTCTTTGACGCCAGCCATCAGTATCAACAATGAGACTCGAACAGTggacaatttaaatgctgatgtgCGTCTCATTTTGGAGGAGATAACTAGATTCCTCAACATGGAGAAACTATTGCCAAGCTACAGGAGCACAATTACAATCAG TTGTCTTAAAGCCATCCGACAACTTCAAAGAAACGGTCACATCCCAAGTGAAGCATCACTCTTCAGGTCCTATGCAGAATATGGCCACTTTGTTGATGTTCGTGTTGCTGCGCTAGAGGCTCTGGTTGACTATACAAGAG TTGAAAAGAGTGCAGTTGAGCTGCAGTGGCTACTCAACCTGGTTCAAAGTGACCCAGCTCCTTATGTCAG ACATAAGATCCTAGCCATGCTTTCTAAGAATCCACCCTTCACCAAGACAACAGAATCAGCTATATGCAATGAAGCTCTTGTGGACCAGCTTTGGAAGCTTATGAACTCAG GTACCTCTCACGACTGGCGCCTGCGTTGCGATGCTGTCAACCTCTACTACACTTTGTTTGGGTTGACTCGGCCTTCCTGCCTGCCCCTCCCCGAGCTCGGCTTGGTCTTGAACCTAAAGGAGAAGAAGGCAGTACTAAACCCCACCATCAAGCCTGAACCGAGTGTTGGTGTGGTCATTGACACACCCGCCAGTATTGGAATCCATGGTGTCGGTTTAAATTATCCACCT GAGGATGAAGAGCCTGATCCTATTTCACTCGGCGTGTGTGGTGTAGGGCAGCCTCCTCAGGGCATCAAGAGAAAAGCCGAGACTCATCTGGGCTCCCCGCCAGAACCCGGACAAGCATTGCAACACCAAGATGATGACGGTAGACGCTACAAGATCAGA TTTAACATGGAAGAGGAAGATATTGATATGGAGACTGTCCACGATAGTCAGGCCTTCATTCATCATCACCTCAACCTTTTGGAGCGACCCTCCACACCAG GTAAAGAGCCGGCATTCGTCGAGCAGTCAATGCTCTCCATGCCTGCCACGCCTATACCATCTTTCTCCAAAGACTCCACTGCACCCTTGCCTTCAAAACATAGAGGGGAACATGGCCACCACCATCACGaacacaaaaagaagaagaagaagaaacacaaacataaacacAAGCACAAGCATGACAACAAGGACAGAGAGAAAGGTAACTGGAATCCTTACAGCAATAGCCCAGTCAGCGGCAAGTCCCTCCAATCACCATCGCTATCCGAATAA
- the taf2 gene encoding transcription initiation factor TFIID subunit 2 isoform X1, giving the protein MNKKRDKGFESPRPFKLTHQVVCINNINFQRKSVIGYVELTIIPTVANLNRIKLNSKQCRIYRVRINDLEASVIYNDPTLEVCHSESKQRNLNYFSSAYTAAVSAVDPDAGHGELVIKVPSELWKQGDDSHLLKVYIEFSLDQPKGGLHFVIHDVEGSMAERGAHVFSFGHHNSTRFWFPCVDSYSELCTWKLEFTIDSSMVAVSCGDLVETVYTHDMRKKTFHYVLAIPTAAPNISLAVGPFEILVDPYMHEVTHFCLPQLLPLLKHSMSYLHEIFEFYEEILTCRYPYSCFKTVFVDESYVQVSSYASMSIFSTNLLHSAMIIDQTPLTRRCLAQALAQQFFGCFISRMSWADEWVLKGISGYIFGLYLKKTFGVNEYRHWIKEELDKIVEYELKMGGVLLHPTFSGGKEKDNPTPHLHFSLKHPHTLSWEYYRMFQCKAHLVMRLIENRISMEFMLQVFNKLLSLASTASSQRYQSHMWNQMLLSTHAFLKSISNVSGKDISPLIKQWVDQSAVVKFYGSFAFNRKRNVLELEIRQDYTSSGTQKYVGPIKVTVQELDGSFNHTLQIEENSLKHDIPCHSKSRRNKKKKIPLMNGEEVDMDLSAMDADSPLLWIRIDPDMSILRKVELEQADFMWQYQLRYERDVVAQEEAISALETFPTPASRLALTDILEQDQCFYKVRIQACFCLAKIANAMVSTWQGPPAMKSLFTRMFCCKSCPNIVKTNNFINFQSYFLQKTMPVAMALLRDVQNLCPKDVLNFILDLIKYNDNRKNKFSDNYYRADLLEALTNSLTPAISINNETRTVDNLNADVRLILEEITRFLNMEKLLPSYRSTITISCLKAIRQLQRNGHIPSEASLFRSYAEYGHFVDVRVAALEALVDYTRVEKSAVELQWLLNLVQSDPAPYVRHKILAMLSKNPPFTKTTESAICNEALVDQLWKLMNSGTSHDWRLRCDAVNLYYTLFGLTRPSCLPLPELGLVLNLKEKKAVLNPTIKPEPSVGVVIDTPASIGIHGVGLNYPPQEDEEPDPISLGVCGVGQPPQGIKRKAETHLGSPPEPGQALQHQDDDGRRYKIRFNMEEEDIDMETVHDSQAFIHHHLNLLERPSTPGKEPAFVEQSMLSMPATPIPSFSKDSTAPLPSKHRGEHGHHHHEHKKKKKKKHKHKHKHKHDNKDREKGNWNPYSNSPVSGKSLQSPSLSE; this is encoded by the exons ATGAACAAGAAAAGGGATAAAGGATTTGAGAGTCCACGACCCTTTAAAtt GACCCACCAGGTTGTGTGCATCAACAATATCAACTTCCAAAGAAAATCTGTGATT GGCTATGTTGAGTTGACCATAATCCCTACAGTGGCTAACCTTAACAGAATCAAGTTAAACAGTAAACAGTGCCGTATCTACAGGGTTCGAATAAATGATCTTGAAGCTTCAGTCATTTACAATGACCCTACTTTGGAAGTGTGCCACAGTGAGTCCAAACA aaGGAACCTGAATTATTTCTCTAGTGCCTACACTGCCGCAGTGAGTGCTGTGGACCCAGATGCAGGACATGGGGAGTTGGTCATCAAGGTTCCTTCTGAACTTTGGAAACAAGGAGATG atTCACATCTTTTAAAGGTATACATTGAATTTTCCCTGGACCAGCCAAAAGGTGGTCTCCACTTTGTTATCCATGATGTGGAAGGCAGTATGGCAGAGAGAGGTGCTCACGTGTTTTCCTTCGGACACCACAACTCCACTCG GTTCTGGTTCCCTTGTGTGGACTCTTACTCAGAGCTGTGCACATGGAAGCTGGAGTTCACCATAGATTCCTCCATGGTTGCAGTGTCATGCGGTGACCTAGTAGAGACAGTCTACACACATGACATGAGAAAGAAAACTTTCCACTATGTCCTAGCTATCCCAACTGCAGCCCCCAACATTTCCCTGGCTGTCGGGCCTTTTGAAATCCTTGTGGACCCCTACATGCATGAG GTGACCCACTTTTGCCTGCCCCAACTGCTGCCACTTCTCAAGCATTCCATGTCTTACCTGCATGAGATTTTTGAGTTCTATGAAGAAATTCTGACATGCCGCTACCCTTACTCCTGCTTTAAGACTGTTTTTGTGGATGAGTCCTATGTGCAAGTGTCTTCCTATGCTTCCATGAGCATCTTCAG CACTAACCTACTGCACAGTGCGATGATCATCGACCAGACCCCTTTGACACGTCGTTGCCTTGCCCAGGCCTTGGCTCAACAGTTTTTTGGGTGTTTCATCTCCAGGATGTCTTG GGCTGACGAGTGGGTATTGAAGGGAATCTCGGGATATATCTTTGGCCTGTATCTGAAGAAGACTTTTGGAGTGAACGAGTATCGGCATTGGATCAAAGAG GAGCTGGACAAAATTGTGGAATATGAACTCAAGATGGGAGGTGTTCTTTTGCACCCAACGTTCAGTGGAGGCAAAGAAAAGGACAA CCCAACTCCCCACCTTCACTTCTCCCTAAAGCACCCACACACATTGTCATGGGAGTACTACAGAATGTTCCAATGTAAGGCTCACTTAGTGATGAGACTGATTGAAAACAGGATCAGCATGGAGTTCATGTTGCAG GTTTTCAACAAGCTTTTGAGTCTGGCTAGCACAGCCTCATCACAGAGATACCAGAGTCACATGTGGAATCAGATGCTTCTCTCTACTCATGCCTTCTTGAAATCCATCTCTAATGTCTCTGGCAAAGACATATCCCCTCTTATCAAACAATGGGT agatCAGAGtgctgtggtaaaattctatggCAGCTTTGCCTTCAACAGAAAGAGGAATGTTTTGGAGCTAGAGATCCGCCAAGACTACACATCTTCAGGAACTCAGAAATATGTT GGTCCCATCAAGGTGACGGTGCAGGAACTAGATGGGTCGTTCAACCATACCCTGCAAATAGAGGAGAACAGCCTCAAACATGATATTCCATGTCACTCCAAGAGCCGAAG aaataagaaaaagaaaattccaCTGATGAATGGAGAGGAAGTGGACATGGACTTATCAGCCATGGA TGCCGACTCTCCTCTGCTGTGGATACGGATTGACCCTGATATGTCAATTCTGAGGAAGGTCGAATTGGAGCAAGCTGACTTCATGTGGCAATACCAGCTGCGTTATGAAAGAGATGTAGTTGCACAG GAGGAGGCCATATCAGCTCTTGAAACCTTCCCAACTCCTGCCTCCAGACTGGCTCTGACTGACATCCTTGAACAAGACCAGTGTTTCTACAAAGTCCGCATACAAGCCTGCTTTTGTTTGGCAAag ATAGCCAATGCTATGGTGAGCACGTGGCAGGGCCCACCAGCTATGAAGTCTCTTTTCACCAGAATGTTCTGCTGTAAGAGTTGCCCCAACATTGTGAAGACCAACAACTTCATCAACTTCCAGAGCTACTTCCTGCAAAAG ACTATGCCTGTTGCCATGGCGTTACTCAGAGATGTCCAGAACCTCTGTCCCAAAGATGTCCTCAACTTCATACTTGATCTTATCAAGTACAACGACAACAGGAAGAACAAA TTCTCGGATAATTACTACCGTGCAGATCTGCTCGAAGCACTGACCAACTCTTTGACGCCAGCCATCAGTATCAACAATGAGACTCGAACAGTggacaatttaaatgctgatgtgCGTCTCATTTTGGAGGAGATAACTAGATTCCTCAACATGGAGAAACTATTGCCAAGCTACAGGAGCACAATTACAATCAG TTGTCTTAAAGCCATCCGACAACTTCAAAGAAACGGTCACATCCCAAGTGAAGCATCACTCTTCAGGTCCTATGCAGAATATGGCCACTTTGTTGATGTTCGTGTTGCTGCGCTAGAGGCTCTGGTTGACTATACAAGAG TTGAAAAGAGTGCAGTTGAGCTGCAGTGGCTACTCAACCTGGTTCAAAGTGACCCAGCTCCTTATGTCAG ACATAAGATCCTAGCCATGCTTTCTAAGAATCCACCCTTCACCAAGACAACAGAATCAGCTATATGCAATGAAGCTCTTGTGGACCAGCTTTGGAAGCTTATGAACTCAG GTACCTCTCACGACTGGCGCCTGCGTTGCGATGCTGTCAACCTCTACTACACTTTGTTTGGGTTGACTCGGCCTTCCTGCCTGCCCCTCCCCGAGCTCGGCTTGGTCTTGAACCTAAAGGAGAAGAAGGCAGTACTAAACCCCACCATCAAGCCTGAACCGAGTGTTGGTGTGGTCATTGACACACCCGCCAGTATTGGAATCCATGGTGTCGGTTTAAATTATCCACCT CAGGAGGATGAAGAGCCTGATCCTATTTCACTCGGCGTGTGTGGTGTAGGGCAGCCTCCTCAGGGCATCAAGAGAAAAGCCGAGACTCATCTGGGCTCCCCGCCAGAACCCGGACAAGCATTGCAACACCAAGATGATGACGGTAGACGCTACAAGATCAGA TTTAACATGGAAGAGGAAGATATTGATATGGAGACTGTCCACGATAGTCAGGCCTTCATTCATCATCACCTCAACCTTTTGGAGCGACCCTCCACACCAG GTAAAGAGCCGGCATTCGTCGAGCAGTCAATGCTCTCCATGCCTGCCACGCCTATACCATCTTTCTCCAAAGACTCCACTGCACCCTTGCCTTCAAAACATAGAGGGGAACATGGCCACCACCATCACGaacacaaaaagaagaagaagaagaaacacaaacataaacacAAGCACAAGCATGACAACAAGGACAGAGAGAAAGGTAACTGGAATCCTTACAGCAATAGCCCAGTCAGCGGCAAGTCCCTCCAATCACCATCGCTATCCGAATAA